One window of Magallana gigas chromosome 2, xbMagGiga1.1, whole genome shotgun sequence genomic DNA carries:
- the LOC105348338 gene encoding uncharacterized protein isoform X4 — translation MFTCYSCTAEVVVLLNEGLEQTCKLAKKESRKASFKCFKDPLREINNEYIKKVGIIWDFISAKIPLEGEENESERLVTDISEAPKMKPESGGQCNCVPMEWMVSFLEYLTNVCATKSVVNTLSSFHDSWPIIPPNLQTVIGPLATNIKYNWNFMRKSFLKEEDLSLVNWIDILHDSTKVSFKGSKKAKKFQELQVYILNEKRKTSDQEYCRIVKDHYVKNIEFKAETMDIVEKFLRSDIECKDIEPPASIHECQEEDKKSKLQWFNDIKRRLHDLGRKETKETKTSRKRIQELEQDREELLNRLSKLAGAKLKDNNPNITDLSDPNRPMKIIEHFNEIYDKEWTSSLDILCNECKMEENDAIQTMLETVKDCYNYCVSTADNNIASFLMCRTSEIQKLQNTYFKNGEMHQLHEMRKAIAEYSSKRVQKFYLGINEHIKEFLREFCSTKSMPKDYFIEKNWLNKEAEDGSEGSCEEEKVKRKAATYGKLYYNKRKDYLTNYTCKCLEICWYMAIQSPPVYLDFSYKKGNCFNKSVLKHYTRDGKIIDFLVWPATYLEKGGALLGKGVAQPESKAST, via the exons ATGTTCACTTGTTACAGTTGTACAGCAGAAGTAGTAGTACTTTTAAACGAAGGATTGGAACAAACCTGTAAACTCGCTAAGAAAGAATCGAGGAAAGccagttttaaatgttttaaagatcCGTTGAGAGAAATCAACAACGAATACATCAAGAAAGTAGGCATCATCTGGGATTTCATATCCGCCAAAATACCTCTTGAAGGTGAAGAAAATGAGTCAGAAAG ATTGGTTACGGATATTAGTGAAGCACCCAAGATGAAACCTGAAAGCGGAGGACAATGCAATTG TGTTCCAATGGAATGGATGGTTTCTTTCTTGGAGTACTTGACAAACGTCTGCGCGACGAAGTCTGTAGTAAACACTTTATCATCTTTTCACGACTCCTGGCCGATTATCCCTCCAAATTTGCAAACAGTGATTGGTCCACTTGCTACGAATATAAAATATAACTGGAATTTTATGCGGAAAAG TTTTCTGAAGGAAGAGGATTTATCATTGGTGAATTGGATAGATATTCTGCACGATTCTACAAAGGTTTCTTTCAAAGGTTCCAAGAAAGCTAAGAAATTCCAAGAACTCCAAGTATATATATT AAACGAGAAACGAAAAACATCAGATCAAGAATATTGTAGAATTGTTAAAGACCATTATGTGAA AAACATTGAATTCAAAGCAGAGACGATGGATATTGTTGAGAAATTTCTCCGATCAGACATTGAATGTAAAGACATAGAACCCCCGGCCTCGATACATGAATGTCAGGAAGAGGACAAAAAGTCCAAACTTCAATGGTTCAATGATATAAAACGAAGACTTCACGATTTGGGAAGGAAAGAAACAAA AGAGACAAAAACTTCTAGAAAGCGCATTCAAGAACTGGAACAAGATCGCGAGGAGTTACTAAACAG ATTAAGTAAACTTGCTGGTGCAAAGTTGAAAGATAATAATCCGAACATCACAGATTTGTCTGACCCAAACAGACCAATGAAAATCATCGAACACTTTAATGAGATTTATGATAAAGAATGGACCTCATCGTTGGATATTCTTTGTAATGAGTGCAAAATGGAAGAGAATGACGCTATTCAAACTATGTTAGAGACAGTCAAA GACTGTTACAACTATTGTGTCTCCACTGCTGACAATAACATTGCTTCGTTTTTGATGTGCCGAACCTCTGAAATACAGAAG CTGCAGaacacatatttcaaaaatggGGAAATGCATCAACTGCATGAAATGAGGAAAGCGATTGCAGAATATTCTTCAAAAAGGGTACAAAAG ttttatttaggtatcaacgaacatatcaaagaatttttgagagagttttgttctacaaaaagtatgccaaag GATTACTTCATTGAAAAGAATTGGCTAAATAAAGAGGCTGAGGACGGCAGTGAAGGTAGCTGTGAAGAAGAGAAAGTGAAACGCAAAGCAGCAACATACGGAAAGCTgtattataataaaagaaaagactACCTAACAAACTATACCTGCAAATGCCTGGAAATTTGTTGGTACATGGCTATTCAGAGTCCTCCAGTTTATCTAGATTTCAGCTACAAGAAAGGAAATTGCTTTAACAAGTCTGTGCTTAAACATTACACAAGAGATGGTAAAATCATTGATTTTCTCGTTTGGCCGGCAACCTATCTTGAAAAAGGAGGGGCATTGCTCGGAAAAGGGGTTGCACAGCCCGAGTCAAAAGCATCAACATAA